The proteins below are encoded in one region of Tepidimicrobium xylanilyticum:
- a CDS encoding IS3 family transposase, with product MLKTKMFYSKKFKTLEKLREKIIQYIKFYNEKRFQKGLGCVAPLEYRNMHPNVYKF from the coding sequence ATATTAAAGACTAAAATGTTTTACAGTAAGAAGTTTAAAACACTTGAAAAATTAAGGGAAAAAATAATTCAATATATAAAATTTTACAATGAAAAAAGATTTCAAAAAGGATTAGGATGCGTGGCTCCTTTAGAATATCGAAACATGCATCCTAATGTGTATAAATTTTAA
- a CDS encoding MerR family transcriptional regulator, with the protein MLEVDKQYTISEVAEITGYPPHVLRYYEKEFELKIPRNESNHRFYTYLEIEQLQYIKSLQDKGFSNKQIKLILKSPEIVVDTNEETALTSVNPPAIIDAIEIAKEISLNLRESFFDELVNVLNDNNGYNVKLINELMDEIIALKNELNSKERDVLICENAKLKMKLKEKSYEIAGLKERIKRMENSRGFLQRLFKGK; encoded by the coding sequence GTGTTAGAGGTTGATAAGCAATATACTATATCGGAAGTTGCTGAAATAACAGGTTATCCTCCCCATGTACTAAGATACTATGAAAAGGAATTTGAGCTAAAAATTCCTAGAAATGAATCTAACCATAGATTTTATACCTACTTAGAAATAGAACAATTACAATATATAAAATCTCTTCAAGATAAAGGTTTTAGTAATAAACAAATCAAATTAATTCTTAAATCTCCAGAAATAGTGGTAGACACAAATGAAGAAACTGCATTAACTAGCGTAAATCCTCCAGCAATAATAGATGCTATAGAAATAGCTAAAGAAATCAGCTTAAACTTACGAGAATCTTTTTTTGATGAACTTGTTAACGTGTTAAATGATAACAATGGATATAATGTAAAGCTTATAAATGAATTAATGGATGAAATCATAGCATTAAAAAACGAATTAAATAGCAAGGAAAGAGATGTATTAATTTGTGAAAATGCAAAGTTAAAAATGAAGCTTAAGGAAAAATCCTATGAGATTGCAGGTTTAAAAGAAAGAATTAAGAGAATGGAAAATAGCAGAGGGTTTTTACAACGGTTATTTAAAGGCAAATAA
- the miaB gene encoding tRNA (N6-isopentenyl adenosine(37)-C2)-methylthiotransferase MiaB — MSKKYTIVTYGCQMNEHDSEKISWILENMGYIWTDSKEDSDFIIYNTCLVRENAELKVYGQLGALKELKRKKPDLILAVCGCMMQREPIRNVILEKYKHVDIIFGTGNIHKLPQLISRHYQTNETVVDIVEDTREIIENIEANRKYTFKAYVNIMYGCNNFCTYCIVPYTRGRERSREPENILEEIKNLAENGCKEITLLGQNVNSYGKTLSYDYNFANLLKDINKIDGIERIRFMTSHPKDLSNELIEAMAELEKVCEHLHLPVQSGSSKILKAMNRKYTKEDYLNLVEKIKTRIPDISLSTDIIVGFPGETEEDFNETLDLVKKVEYDSAFTFLYSIREGTIAAKMENQIPDKIKHKRFQQLIDTLYPIFYQKNLKYENEIVEVLVEEVSKNNEKILSGRTRHGRLVHFGGDRSLIGQLVNVKIDNAKTFTLEGHII, encoded by the coding sequence ATGAGCAAAAAATATACTATTGTTACCTATGGTTGTCAAATGAATGAACATGATTCAGAAAAAATATCTTGGATATTAGAAAATATGGGTTATATATGGACAGATAGTAAAGAAGATAGCGATTTTATAATATATAATACTTGCTTGGTTAGGGAAAATGCAGAGCTAAAAGTCTATGGTCAATTAGGAGCACTGAAAGAATTGAAAAGAAAAAAACCCGATTTAATTCTTGCTGTTTGCGGTTGTATGATGCAGAGGGAGCCAATTAGAAATGTAATCCTTGAAAAATACAAACATGTAGATATTATATTCGGAACTGGAAATATCCATAAACTACCTCAATTAATAAGTAGGCATTATCAAACAAACGAAACCGTAGTAGATATAGTAGAAGATACCAGAGAGATAATTGAAAACATAGAAGCAAATCGAAAATATACTTTTAAAGCCTATGTGAATATAATGTATGGATGTAATAATTTCTGTACCTATTGTATTGTACCTTATACACGTGGAAGAGAAAGAAGCAGAGAACCAGAAAATATACTAGAGGAAATTAAGAATTTGGCGGAAAATGGATGTAAAGAAATAACTTTATTAGGCCAAAATGTTAATTCCTATGGTAAAACCTTAAGCTATGACTATAACTTTGCTAACCTATTAAAGGATATAAATAAAATTGATGGAATAGAGAGGATAAGGTTTATGACATCCCATCCCAAGGATTTATCTAACGAACTGATCGAAGCCATGGCAGAGTTGGAAAAGGTATGCGAACACTTACATCTACCTGTTCAATCAGGTAGTAGTAAAATATTAAAAGCAATGAATAGAAAATATACAAAAGAAGATTATCTAAATTTAGTTGAAAAAATCAAAACCCGGATTCCAGATATTTCATTATCAACAGATATTATAGTAGGTTTCCCGGGCGAGACAGAGGAAGACTTTAATGAAACTTTAGATTTGGTAAAAAAAGTTGAATATGATTCTGCTTTTACTTTTCTATACTCTATACGCGAAGGAACTATAGCAGCAAAAATGGAAAATCAAATCCCTGATAAAATAAAACATAAAAGGTTTCAACAGTTGATAGATACTTTATATCCAATTTTTTATCAAAAAAATCTAAAGTATGAAAATGAAATTGTAGAAGTGTTAGTTGAAGAAGTAAGTAAAAATAATGAAAAAATATTGTCAGGAAGAACTAGACATGGAAGACTTGTTCATTTTGGGGGCGATAGATCTCTTATCGGTCAGTTAGTAAACGTTAAAATAGATAATGCAAAAACTTTTACTTTAGAAGGACATATTATTTAA
- the mutS gene encoding DNA mismatch repair protein MutS — MDNLTPMMKQYKKIKERYKDSILFFRLGDFYEMFFDDAIIASKELEIALTQRDAGNNLKAPMCGVPYHVSDVYISKLVKKGYKVAICEQLEDPSTAKGLVERDVIRVVTPGTITDTNVLDEKSNNFLASIYMDSWGAGISYVDSSTGEMYTTEVLIKDERIIYDFVLDELGKISPSEIICNSDFLKNKKILKTIKNRINPYINSYDTKSIEEVDWEKNLLSHFKSNGLEDLGIEGKMYCIASAGKLIDYLYNTQKGSLNHISSLEYYDINEYMIMDINTRINLEIHETIMTREKKGALIWLLDKTSTAMGGRLLKNWLEQPLIHIDKIKKRQKFVQLFLEDIILMDKVKDCLKNIYDLERLAGKISYGNCNARDLYSLKISIGHIPELKSLLFNSDKKEFVELGMELDSLQDIYQLLDISIVDNPPITLKEGGLIKSGYNKDLDELKNISRTGKQLLTNLEIEEKEKTGIKNLRIGFNKISGYYFEVTKSYINLVPDYFIRKQTLTNSERYHTKELKELEAKILGAEDKIIEIEYNLFNQIREKVKMEIERIQGISKLISQIDVLNSLAQVAYENNYVMPKLNDKGIIKIIEGRHPVVEATLSNGYFVPNDTYMDNHDNKIQIITGPNMAGKSTYMRQVAIIILMAQIGSFIPAKEADICIIDRIFTRIGASDNLSQGESTFMVEMNEVANIIKNATKNSLIILDEVGRGTSTYDGLSIAWSVVEYIAENIGAKTLFATHYHELVDLENKLKGVKNLTILVEEKGDEIIFLRKIVEGSTNKSYGIQVAKLAGIDNKIIDRANEILQQIEKSNLSTPKSNVVQENKQLNFLDYKKDYFIDKVKNLNVNHLTPIEAINILFELVEEAKKLKERA; from the coding sequence TTGGATAACTTGACGCCAATGATGAAACAATACAAAAAAATCAAGGAAAGGTATAAAGATTCAATCTTATTTTTTAGATTAGGCGATTTCTATGAGATGTTTTTTGACGATGCTATTATAGCATCCAAAGAACTTGAGATCGCCTTGACTCAAAGGGATGCAGGTAACAATTTGAAAGCTCCCATGTGTGGAGTACCTTACCATGTTTCAGATGTATATATTTCAAAATTAGTAAAAAAGGGTTATAAAGTAGCAATTTGCGAACAACTTGAGGACCCTTCTACCGCTAAGGGATTAGTAGAAAGAGACGTTATTCGGGTAGTTACACCAGGCACCATCACAGACACCAATGTTTTAGATGAAAAGAGCAATAATTTTCTAGCTTCAATTTATATGGATAGTTGGGGAGCTGGAATATCCTATGTTGATAGCTCAACAGGTGAAATGTACACCACTGAAGTTTTAATAAAAGATGAAAGAATCATATATGATTTTGTATTGGATGAGTTAGGCAAAATTTCCCCCTCTGAAATAATTTGTAATAGTGACTTTTTAAAGAATAAAAAAATATTAAAGACCATAAAAAACAGAATCAATCCTTATATAAATAGTTACGACACAAAATCCATTGAAGAGGTTGATTGGGAAAAAAATCTTTTATCCCACTTTAAATCAAATGGGTTAGAAGATTTAGGTATAGAAGGTAAAATGTACTGTATTGCATCTGCAGGAAAATTAATCGACTATTTATATAATACTCAAAAAGGTTCGTTAAACCATATAAGCTCATTAGAATACTATGATATAAATGAGTACATGATAATGGATATAAATACTAGAATCAATTTAGAAATTCATGAAACCATTATGACTAGAGAGAAAAAAGGAGCTTTAATATGGTTATTAGATAAGACTTCAACAGCTATGGGGGGTAGACTATTAAAGAATTGGTTAGAACAACCTCTTATTCATATTGACAAAATCAAAAAAAGACAAAAGTTTGTTCAACTCTTTTTGGAAGATATAATTCTAATGGACAAAGTTAAAGATTGCTTAAAGAATATATATGACTTAGAAAGATTGGCAGGGAAAATTTCTTATGGAAATTGTAATGCTAGGGATTTATATTCCTTGAAAATTTCTATTGGTCATATACCTGAGCTGAAGAGTTTATTATTCAATTCTGATAAAAAAGAATTTGTTGAATTAGGAATGGAATTGGATTCTTTACAGGATATTTACCAACTGTTGGATATATCCATAGTAGACAATCCTCCGATTACTCTTAAAGAAGGAGGATTGATAAAATCAGGATACAATAAAGATTTAGATGAATTAAAAAATATTAGCAGGACTGGCAAACAATTGCTTACTAATTTGGAAATAGAGGAAAAAGAAAAGACAGGAATTAAAAATTTAAGAATTGGATTCAATAAAATATCAGGATACTACTTTGAGGTGACCAAATCCTATATAAACTTAGTTCCAGACTATTTCATTAGAAAACAGACTTTAACTAATTCAGAAAGATATCATACAAAAGAATTAAAGGAATTGGAAGCCAAGATTTTAGGTGCAGAAGATAAGATAATTGAAATAGAATATAATCTATTTAACCAAATAAGAGAAAAAGTAAAAATGGAAATAGAAAGGATTCAAGGAATTAGCAAATTAATTTCTCAAATTGATGTATTAAATTCCCTAGCTCAAGTGGCTTATGAAAATAATTATGTAATGCCAAAACTTAACGATAAAGGTATAATAAAAATAATAGAAGGAAGGCATCCGGTTGTAGAAGCTACTTTATCAAATGGTTATTTCGTTCCAAATGATACCTATATGGATAATCATGATAATAAGATCCAGATAATAACTGGCCCTAATATGGCAGGAAAATCCACCTATATGCGCCAAGTAGCAATAATAATTTTAATGGCTCAAATTGGTTCCTTTATACCTGCAAAAGAAGCAGATATATGTATTATTGATAGGATATTCACAAGAATTGGTGCATCTGACAATTTGTCTCAAGGAGAAAGTACCTTTATGGTTGAAATGAATGAAGTAGCAAATATAATTAAGAATGCAACGAAAAATAGTTTGATTATATTAGATGAGGTGGGTAGAGGTACAAGTACTTATGATGGACTAAGCATAGCATGGTCAGTAGTTGAATATATAGCTGAAAACATAGGTGCAAAAACCTTATTCGCAACCCACTATCATGAACTTGTAGATTTAGAAAACAAGTTAAAAGGTGTAAAAAACTTAACCATTTTAGTAGAAGAAAAAGGAGATGAAATTATATTCTTAAGGAAAATAGTAGAAGGCAGTACTAATAAAAGCTATGGAATCCAAGTAGCAAAATTAGCTGGAATTGATAATAAGATTATAGATAGAGCCAATGAGATACTCCAACAAATTGAAAAAAGCAATCTATCCACGCCAAAAAGTAATGTAGTTCAAGAAAATAAACAGTTGAATTTTCTAGATTATAAAAAGGACTATTTTATCGATAAGGTTAAAAATTTAAATGTGAATCATCTAACTCCTATTGAAGCTATAAATATTCTATTTGAGTTGGTAGAAGAAGCCAAAAAACTTAAGGAGAGAGCTTAA
- the mutL gene encoding DNA mismatch repair endonuclease MutL, translating into MSKIKILDRSTIQKIAAGEIIERPSSVVKELIENSLDANAASITLEIRNGGKDYIRITDDGHGFNEDDLKIAFKRHTTSKLNNIDDIYKIISFGFRGEALASISSVSRVEVLTKTENALHGIRGYVENEEILEMMPIGCPKGTTMIVKDLFYNIPVRKSFLKSNTIEANYISDIICRLALGNEGISFKYIKDNKVIFNISKDNDLLTNIYILLGREFADNMVAISFESSNISVRGYVSKNTFYRSNRNHQYLYVNNRYVKNYDITKLIEEKYKSIIPINKFPVYVVFIDINPSLIDVNIHPTKQEIKFLNFQQVANALDKAIDQTFNRILSIPEISIGKDKSKETDELPLLFEKAFVENNNLPVRGKKYEIEDSQDWFLKDFSDSIQDNTIKDHNDTELNINKINNQLNKIDKNPIFDSLKNSRIIGVLFSTFILLENAQLEKAFLIDQHAAHERILYEQYKREYESENVIIQPLLAPEIIELNNLDFEIVINNIELFNKLGFMVEEFSNNSVIIRGVPMLFGKPQIRSLFMDLADTITENIRSSYEVKSEKIMKIACTKAIKSGDNISDIEIQSLIDQLSKAKNPYTCPHGRPTIIEISKKDIEKEFSRIM; encoded by the coding sequence ATGAGCAAAATCAAAATATTGGATAGGTCTACAATTCAAAAAATTGCTGCCGGTGAAATAATTGAAAGGCCTTCTTCAGTTGTTAAGGAACTAATTGAAAACTCATTAGATGCTAATGCTGCCAGTATAACCCTAGAAATAAGAAACGGTGGCAAAGATTACATTAGAATTACAGACGACGGCCATGGGTTTAATGAGGATGATCTAAAAATAGCGTTTAAACGGCACACAACTAGCAAATTGAATAATATTGATGATATATATAAAATCATATCCTTTGGTTTCAGAGGGGAAGCCCTTGCTAGCATATCCTCAGTTTCAAGAGTTGAAGTACTTACAAAAACAGAAAATGCTTTACATGGTATTAGGGGCTATGTTGAAAACGAAGAGATTCTAGAAATGATGCCAATAGGATGCCCTAAAGGAACTACAATGATAGTTAAAGACCTGTTTTATAATATCCCAGTAAGAAAGAGTTTTCTAAAAAGCAATACCATAGAAGCCAATTATATTAGCGATATTATATGTAGACTTGCTTTAGGCAATGAGGGCATTTCATTTAAATATATTAAGGATAATAAAGTAATTTTTAATATTTCTAAAGATAATGACCTATTAACAAATATTTACATTTTACTTGGTAGAGAATTTGCTGATAATATGGTGGCAATAAGTTTTGAATCATCCAATATTAGTGTTAGAGGTTATGTATCTAAAAACACTTTCTACAGAAGCAATAGAAATCATCAATACTTGTATGTTAATAATAGGTATGTAAAAAATTATGATATAACAAAATTAATTGAAGAGAAGTATAAATCCATTATACCTATTAATAAATTTCCTGTTTATGTTGTATTTATAGATATAAATCCGTCTTTAATTGATGTAAATATTCATCCAACAAAACAAGAGATAAAGTTCTTAAACTTCCAACAAGTAGCAAATGCTCTTGATAAAGCAATTGATCAAACATTTAACCGTATATTATCCATACCTGAAATCTCTATTGGCAAAGATAAAAGCAAAGAAACTGACGAGCTGCCATTGTTATTTGAAAAAGCTTTTGTTGAAAATAATAACTTGCCTGTAAGGGGAAAAAAATATGAAATTGAAGATTCTCAAGATTGGTTTTTAAAAGATTTTAGCGACTCCATACAAGATAACACCATAAAAGATCATAACGATACTGAGTTAAATATAAATAAAATCAACAATCAACTTAATAAAATAGATAAAAACCCAATATTTGACTCATTAAAGAATTCGAGAATCATAGGTGTCCTTTTTTCTACTTTTATTTTATTAGAAAATGCTCAATTGGAAAAAGCCTTCTTAATTGACCAACATGCTGCTCATGAAAGGATATTATATGAACAGTATAAAAGAGAGTACGAATCTGAAAATGTTATAATCCAGCCACTTTTAGCGCCCGAAATAATCGAACTCAACAACCTTGATTTTGAAATAGTAATAAATAATATAGAATTATTTAATAAGTTAGGTTTTATGGTCGAAGAGTTTAGTAATAATAGCGTTATAATAAGAGGAGTACCTATGTTATTTGGCAAACCCCAAATACGAAGTTTATTTATGGATTTAGCCGATACTATCACAGAGAATATAAGAAGTAGCTATGAAGTAAAATCGGAAAAGATTATGAAAATTGCATGTACAAAAGCAATAAAAAGTGGCGATAATATTAGTGATATAGAAATACAAAGCTTAATAGACCAGTTAAGCAAAGCAAAAAACCCCTATACCTGCCCACATGGAAGACCAACTATCATTGAAATATCAAAAAAAGACATAGAGAAAGAATTTAGTAGAATAATGTAA
- the miaA gene encoding tRNA (adenosine(37)-N6)-dimethylallyltransferase MiaA, which yields MDTKKNLLAIVGPTAIGKTTLSIDLAQKINGEIISADSMQIYKYMNIGTAKVKKEEMENIPHYLIDIVYPDEEFTVADYKKCAEKCICEINKRGKIPIVVGGSGLYLNSLVYDLNFSKVKPNEEFRRKYNELADIYGNQYIFDELYNVDQATAKRINSNDRKRIIRALEIYYETGKPMSNYNLNFRKETDKYNLAMIGLTTDRATLYNQINRRVDQMIQEGLIDEVKNLLSMGYDKNLVSMQAIGYKEIVEYLEGNMNLNEAIEILKRNTRRFAKRQLTWFKRDKRIHWIDVTRYSSVADITEYIINYIKINGKLKI from the coding sequence TTGGATACTAAAAAAAACTTACTTGCTATTGTTGGACCAACTGCTATAGGTAAAACAACATTATCAATTGATTTAGCACAAAAGATAAATGGGGAAATAATATCTGCTGATTCTATGCAAATATATAAATATATGAACATAGGTACAGCAAAAGTTAAGAAAGAAGAAATGGAGAACATTCCTCATTATTTAATTGATATAGTTTATCCTGATGAAGAATTCACTGTAGCAGATTATAAGAAATGTGCTGAGAAATGTATATGTGAAATCAATAAAAGGGGTAAAATTCCTATAGTGGTAGGAGGTTCAGGATTATATCTTAACTCTTTAGTATATGACTTAAATTTTTCAAAAGTAAAACCAAATGAAGAATTTAGAAGAAAATATAATGAACTAGCTGATATATATGGAAATCAATATATTTTTGATGAGTTATATAATGTTGATCAGGCAACTGCTAAACGTATCAATTCTAATGATAGGAAAAGAATAATAAGAGCTCTGGAAATTTATTATGAAACTGGTAAACCCATGTCCAATTATAATTTAAATTTTAGAAAAGAAACCGATAAATACAATTTAGCTATGATTGGATTAACTACGGATAGAGCCACATTATATAATCAAATAAATAGACGTGTTGACCAGATGATCCAAGAAGGATTAATTGACGAAGTAAAAAATTTACTTTCTATGGGATACGACAAAAACCTAGTTTCAATGCAAGCTATTGGGTACAAAGAAATTGTTGAGTATTTAGAAGGTAATATGAATTTAAATGAAGCTATAGAAATACTTAAGAGAAATACTAGGAGATTTGCAAAGCGGCAATTAACATGGTTTAAGCGCGATAAAAGAATACATTGGATAGATGTAACTAGATATAGCTCTGTAGCTGATATTACCGAATACATTATTAACTATATTAAGATAAATGGAAAACTAAAAATTTAA
- the hfq gene encoding RNA chaperone Hfq, with protein sequence MKNTNNLQDIYLNQARKNGLTITVYLLNGYQIRGLVKGFDNYTIIVDSEGKQQLIYKHAISTIVPVKPINFTEKSKAEN encoded by the coding sequence GTGAAAAACACCAACAATTTACAAGACATTTATTTAAATCAAGCAAGAAAGAATGGACTTACAATTACTGTTTACTTATTGAATGGATACCAAATTAGGGGCCTAGTTAAGGGATTTGATAATTATACTATTATTGTTGACAGCGAAGGTAAACAACAGCTAATTTATAAACACGCAATATCAACGATAGTTCCAGTAAAACCAATTAATTTTACAGAAAAATCAAAGGCTGAAAATTAA
- a CDS encoding methionine gamma-lyase family protein → MKELTVNLLCKLYGLDEKIIKFVDDKERLLKDKFNYIDEIREYNQYKVIRKIQESKLSSTDFNWTTGYGYGDIGRDKVEEIYSLIFNTEDALVRPIIVSGTHAITLTLSGLLRPNDEFISISGTPYDTLLKVIGVKGKEKGTLLEYGIKYKEVPLKNGRIDVDRVVKCISSSTKLLLIQRSTGYSDRKAITIDEMKRAIKIIKEKYKNIIIMVDNCYGEFVEIKEPTEVGADIMAGSLIKNPGGGIALTGGYIVGKSELVEQISNRSTAPGLGKDCGLTFGTTRSTLQGLFVAPHVVAEALKGALLVGMVYKELGFEIVPDIDDTRSDIIQAVKFDSPDRVIEFCKGIQEAAIVDSYVTPVPWDMPGYQDKVIMASGGFIDGSSIELSADAPMREPYYAYFQGGLTYQHCKLGVMKSLNNLYHNNLINKNKLTT, encoded by the coding sequence ATGAAAGAGTTGACAGTAAATTTATTATGTAAACTTTATGGCTTGGATGAAAAAATAATAAAATTCGTTGATGATAAGGAAAGATTACTTAAAGACAAATTTAATTATATTGATGAAATTAGAGAATATAATCAATATAAGGTAATTAGAAAAATTCAAGAATCAAAGTTGAGCTCTACAGATTTTAATTGGACCACCGGATACGGATATGGTGATATAGGAAGAGATAAGGTTGAAGAAATCTATTCTTTAATTTTTAACACAGAAGATGCGCTGGTAAGGCCTATTATTGTTTCTGGAACACATGCAATTACTCTAACCCTATCCGGTTTATTAAGGCCTAATGATGAATTTATCTCCATCTCTGGAACTCCATATGATACATTACTAAAAGTAATTGGCGTAAAAGGAAAGGAAAAAGGTACTTTATTAGAATATGGAATAAAATATAAGGAAGTTCCTTTAAAAAATGGAAGAATTGATGTAGATAGGGTTGTAAAGTGCATTTCTAGTAGTACTAAACTGTTGCTAATACAAAGGTCCACTGGTTATAGCGACAGGAAAGCTATAACTATAGATGAAATGAAAAGGGCTATAAAAATAATTAAAGAAAAGTATAAAAATATAATCATAATGGTAGACAATTGTTATGGTGAATTTGTTGAAATAAAGGAACCAACAGAAGTTGGAGCAGATATAATGGCAGGATCTTTAATAAAAAATCCAGGAGGAGGTATAGCTCTTACCGGAGGTTATATAGTTGGAAAATCTGAACTTGTTGAGCAAATTTCAAACAGAAGTACTGCACCTGGTCTAGGAAAGGATTGCGGTTTAACATTCGGAACTACCAGATCTACATTACAAGGTCTTTTCGTGGCTCCACATGTTGTGGCAGAAGCATTAAAAGGAGCATTATTAGTAGGTATGGTTTATAAAGAATTGGGTTTTGAAATTGTACCAGATATAGACGATACTAGAAGTGATATAATACAAGCCGTAAAATTCGATTCTCCTGATAGAGTCATAGAGTTCTGCAAAGGCATTCAAGAAGCTGCAATAGTAGATTCCTATGTAACCCCGGTTCCTTGGGATATGCCCGGTTATCAAGATAAAGTAATCATGGCATCTGGAGGATTTATAGATGGTTCTTCAATAGAATTAAGTGCTGATGCACCAATGAGAGAACCATATTACGCCTATTTTCAAGGTGGATTAACATACCAACATTGTAAACTTGGAGTTATGAAGTCATTAAACAACCTTTATCACAACAATTTAATAAATAAAAATAAGCTAACTACGTAG
- the lexA gene encoding transcriptional repressor LexA: MYEDLNQVQFEILHFIKSQIQKNGYPPSVREICKGVNLKSTSTVHRHLEKLETKGYIRKDPTKPRAIEVLDKEEDSLFTSKKTVDVPILGKVTAGQPILAVEHIEDTFPVPIEIAERGPLFMLKIQGDSMVDAGILDGDYVLVKQQNDAINGDIVVALLGDEATVKRFYKEKDYIRLQPENEAMSPILAKEVTILGKVIGLYRKF; encoded by the coding sequence ATGTATGAAGATTTAAATCAAGTCCAATTTGAAATTTTACATTTTATTAAAAGTCAAATCCAAAAGAATGGCTATCCCCCATCTGTAAGAGAGATTTGCAAAGGCGTTAACTTGAAATCTACTTCTACTGTCCATAGACATTTAGAAAAACTAGAAACTAAAGGTTATATCAGAAAGGATCCAACTAAACCAAGGGCAATTGAAGTCTTAGATAAGGAGGAAGATTCTTTATTTACGTCCAAAAAGACTGTAGATGTCCCTATATTAGGTAAAGTTACTGCTGGTCAACCTATTTTAGCTGTAGAACATATTGAAGATACTTTTCCAGTACCCATTGAAATTGCAGAACGTGGTCCCCTTTTTATGCTTAAAATACAAGGAGATAGTATGGTTGATGCTGGTATTCTTGATGGCGATTATGTTCTAGTAAAGCAACAGAATGATGCTATAAATGGAGATATTGTAGTGGCATTATTAGGAGATGAAGCTACAGTTAAAAGGTTTTATAAGGAAAAAGATTATATTCGCTTGCAACCAGAAAATGAGGCTATGTCGCCAATATTAGCTAAAGAAGTAACCATATTAGGTAAGGTTATAGGATTATACAGAAAGTTTTAA
- the yneA gene encoding cell division suppressor protein YneA: MNRLGYKITNKRRFYTFLIILLTIPLIIIAIFSNQKRVYSSTYDSLYKEVLVKEGDTLWKIAIENMPSNYDVRKMVYEIKEFNQIIDSNIYPGDVIKVPIKYAPDK; this comes from the coding sequence ATGAATAGATTAGGTTATAAGATAACAAATAAAAGAAGGTTTTATACGTTTTTGATCATCTTGCTAACTATACCATTAATAATTATAGCTATATTTAGTAATCAAAAAAGAGTATATAGTTCTACTTATGATAGCTTATATAAGGAAGTGTTGGTTAAAGAAGGGGATACTTTGTGGAAAATAGCCATTGAAAATATGCCATCCAATTATGACGTAAGAAAAATGGTATATGAGATAAAAGAGTTCAATCAGATAATAGATAGCAATATCTATCCTGGAGACGTAATAAAAGTACCCATCAAATATGCTCCCGATAAATAG